Proteins co-encoded in one Deltaproteobacteria bacterium genomic window:
- a CDS encoding XRE family transcriptional regulator produces MGTTLREKMSRLAPDRRERIEAETERLHQQYLTLQDLRKAKALTQSQLAECLGIRQSTVAQMEKRSDLLISTLRGYIEAMGGRLDLVVAFPDRVPVHLGGLGEERMDDLSPRDRTGAL; encoded by the coding sequence ATGGGGACGACATTGAGGGAGAAGATGTCGCGGCTCGCCCCCGACCGTCGCGAACGGATCGAGGCAGAGACTGAGCGTCTGCATCAACAGTATCTGACCCTTCAGGATCTGCGGAAGGCGAAGGCGCTGACTCAGTCCCAGCTTGCAGAGTGCCTTGGCATCCGCCAGTCCACGGTGGCGCAGATGGAGAAGCGCAGCGACCTCCTGATCTCGACGTTGCGCGGTTATATCGAGGCCATGGGTGGGCGTCTGGATCTGGTGGTGGCGTTTCCCGACCGGGTGCCGGTTCATCTCGGTGGTCTCGGTGAAGAACGGATGGACGACTTGAGCCCAAGGGACCGAACAGGGGCTCTCTGA
- a CDS encoding type II toxin-antitoxin system HicB family antitoxin, whose protein sequence is MPDTYNYPAEIDRDEDGRYVVAFPDFGWGATDGATRDEALLEARDLLRELIAATIREGKNLPKPSRATRRRPIVVPPVPIVLKAALYEAFRKAGVSKRRLARDLDVAESEVRRMLNPDHVTKAATIDRALRRLGKRVSVTVGEAA, encoded by the coding sequence ATGCCTGACACCTACAACTATCCCGCCGAGATCGATCGCGACGAGGATGGCCGCTATGTGGTCGCGTTTCCAGATTTTGGGTGGGGTGCGACCGACGGCGCGACCCGCGACGAGGCGCTGCTCGAAGCCCGTGACCTGCTTCGCGAGTTGATCGCGGCTACGATACGCGAGGGGAAGAACCTGCCGAAACCGTCGCGCGCTACCCGGCGCCGGCCGATCGTCGTACCGCCGGTGCCGATTGTACTGAAGGCGGCCCTCTACGAGGCGTTCCGCAAGGCCGGCGTGTCGAAACGCCGTCTCGCCCGCGACCTCGACGTCGCCGAGAGCGAAGTGCGGCGCATGCTGAATCCGGATCATGTCACCAAGGCGGCCACCATCGACCGCGCCTTGCGCCGGTTGGGGAAGCGTGTCAGCGTGACCGTCGGCGAGGCTGCGTGA
- a CDS encoding endonuclease/exonuclease/phosphatase family protein: MAAPLGYSAPSGSPGRMIANGLFGESCVDRIELPQVQCSLLKDARHGRKNYLQMSLQGGRKGYPVKHAICAFLISGTIGFLTQTAVDGITFATWNIANLHHETGVSLRNRSVAREDADYARLAATAERLDADVVALQEIGSPAALERIFSSANYHLIVSDRYVPGDEARPPKERDIFTALAVSKVTFPELPDVKTVSAFALQHIELTSDRTAESIRPTRAAMQIEFEHEGRKISFLNVHLKSSCHQYSLRDVEDQHFVNKKPFGSRFDCRTLKAQLAILENWIEVKHALGRHVVVAGDFNRRLNRFYRNPTRHEDFWAELNDGTPGGLDLSKGPEDSDSVCWPSHKKRFEEHIDLIVADNALLQSFATVKFEKLGLGHDDAPEYADRNRERLSDHCPVVLRLE; this comes from the coding sequence GTGGCGGCACCGCTGGGGTATTCGGCACCGTCAGGCTCTCCGGGCAGGATGATCGCGAACGGACTCTTCGGCGAGAGCTGCGTTGACCGAATAGAGTTGCCTCAAGTACAGTGCTCGCTACTAAAGGACGCTCGTCATGGCCGCAAGAACTACCTACAAATGTCGCTTCAAGGTGGACGGAAAGGATACCCTGTGAAACATGCAATTTGCGCCTTCTTGATTTCTGGCACCATTGGGTTTCTCACCCAAACCGCTGTTGATGGCATAACGTTTGCAACATGGAATATCGCAAACCTGCACCATGAAACGGGAGTATCGCTCAGAAACAGGTCCGTTGCTCGCGAGGACGCCGACTACGCACGGTTGGCCGCAACAGCGGAGCGGCTCGACGCAGACGTGGTCGCGCTACAGGAAATCGGGTCACCAGCGGCGCTTGAACGGATCTTTTCGTCCGCCAACTATCATTTGATCGTGTCCGATCGATATGTGCCGGGCGACGAAGCACGACCGCCCAAAGAAAGGGACATCTTCACGGCTCTCGCCGTCTCCAAAGTTACCTTTCCGGAGCTTCCAGATGTGAAGACCGTATCGGCCTTTGCTCTTCAGCATATCGAACTGACGAGCGACAGGACCGCTGAGAGCATTCGGCCGACTAGGGCCGCCATGCAGATCGAATTCGAGCATGAGGGACGCAAGATCTCCTTTCTCAACGTCCATTTGAAGTCCTCCTGCCACCAGTATTCGTTGCGTGATGTTGAGGATCAGCATTTCGTCAATAAGAAGCCTTTCGGATCGCGATTTGATTGCAGGACGCTGAAGGCGCAGTTGGCGATCTTGGAGAACTGGATCGAAGTAAAGCACGCTCTTGGCCGCCACGTGGTGGTAGCGGGCGATTTCAACCGCCGCCTTAATAGGTTTTATCGCAATCCAACGCGCCACGAGGATTTTTGGGCCGAGTTGAATGACGGGACTCCAGGCGGTCTCGACCTGTCGAAAGGGCCTGAGGACTCGGACTCGGTATGTTGGCCAAGTCATAAGAAGAGGTTTGAGGAGCATATCGATTTGATTGTTGCGGACAACGCACTCTTGCAGTCATTCGCGACCGTCAAGTTTGAGAAGCTGGGGCTTGGCCACGATGACGCACCTGAATACGCGGACCGAAATCGCGAACGCTTGAGCGATCACTGTCCAGTGGTGTTGAGACTCGAGTAG
- a CDS encoding VWA domain-containing protein, with translation MIHHARYSRWNGFEDRSLRPDDVFDQLNEHLDETGDLQQSMRRMMQRGMGEDEERVPGLDDLLSQVAREKRRMYEQYQIRSALDEIQEMLQDIVNRERQTLKESEDRAQAQQKDEFLQHLPPKLSDAIERLASYSFENAEARKDFEEILSQLDKIRRLENYIRREGNLFRGQESLNFEEASELQEKMEGLQKLEGQLSSSRPKDVDMDLLNSLLGPQAQEDYEGVMRLESALEEGGYVVDKGDHFELTPRGVRRIGQIALRDIYKQLARDAAGRHQIARHGSQEPVPESSKPYVSGDPLNLNLMETLKSTLRRDATLPLKLDPADFRVLESEYSTRAATVLLLDMSWSMSWDGRFAAAKKVALAMESLCRSKYPQDYFGIVGFFTRAVELKAKDLPEATWNMGDPFTNLQDGLHLAIDLLKKRSSTRNQQIIVITDGQPTAYCRQGRLYCEWPLSFGGISQRAAEETLKEAKRVTQRGITINTFMLDDSPVLKGFVDEMTRLNKGRAFYTRPDRLGQYLLVDYLLGQRRKV, from the coding sequence ATGATCCATCACGCCCGCTACAGCCGCTGGAACGGCTTTGAGGACAGGTCGCTCCGGCCCGACGACGTCTTCGACCAGCTCAACGAGCACCTCGACGAGACCGGCGACCTGCAGCAGTCCATGCGCCGCATGATGCAGCGGGGCATGGGCGAGGACGAGGAGCGGGTGCCGGGCCTCGACGACCTGCTGTCCCAGGTGGCGCGGGAAAAGCGCCGCATGTACGAGCAGTACCAGATCCGTTCCGCCCTGGACGAAATCCAGGAAATGCTCCAGGACATCGTCAACCGCGAGCGCCAGACCCTGAAGGAGAGCGAGGACCGGGCCCAGGCGCAGCAGAAGGACGAGTTCCTGCAGCATCTGCCCCCCAAGCTGAGCGACGCCATCGAGCGGCTCGCGAGCTACAGCTTCGAGAACGCCGAGGCGCGCAAGGACTTCGAGGAGATCCTCTCCCAGCTTGACAAGATCCGCCGGCTGGAAAACTACATTCGACGTGAAGGAAACCTCTTCAGGGGCCAGGAATCGTTGAACTTCGAGGAGGCCTCGGAGTTGCAGGAGAAGATGGAGGGGTTGCAGAAGCTCGAGGGCCAGCTCTCCAGCAGCCGTCCCAAGGACGTGGACATGGACCTGCTGAACAGCCTCCTCGGCCCGCAGGCCCAGGAGGACTACGAAGGGGTCATGCGCCTCGAGTCGGCGCTGGAAGAGGGCGGCTACGTGGTCGACAAGGGCGACCACTTCGAGCTGACGCCGCGCGGCGTCCGGCGCATCGGCCAGATCGCCCTGCGCGACATCTACAAGCAACTCGCGCGCGACGCCGCCGGGCGGCACCAGATCGCCCGGCACGGCTCCCAGGAACCGGTGCCGGAGTCGAGCAAGCCGTACGTGTCCGGCGACCCTCTCAACCTGAACCTGATGGAGACCTTGAAGAGCACCCTGCGCCGGGACGCGACGCTGCCGCTCAAGCTCGACCCGGCGGATTTCCGCGTGCTCGAATCGGAGTACTCGACCCGCGCCGCCACCGTGCTCCTGCTGGACATGAGCTGGTCCATGAGCTGGGACGGCCGTTTCGCCGCCGCCAAGAAGGTGGCCCTGGCCATGGAGTCCCTGTGCCGCTCCAAGTATCCCCAGGACTATTTCGGCATCGTCGGCTTCTTCACCCGCGCGGTGGAGCTCAAGGCCAAGGACCTGCCGGAAGCCACCTGGAACATGGGCGACCCCTTCACCAACCTGCAGGACGGGCTCCATCTCGCCATCGACCTGCTCAAGAAGCGCAGCTCCACCCGCAACCAGCAGATCATCGTCATCACCGACGGCCAGCCCACGGCCTACTGCCGGCAGGGCCGGCTCTATTGCGAGTGGCCCCTGAGCTTCGGCGGCATCAGCCAGCGCGCCGCCGAGGAAACCCTCAAGGAGGCCAAGCGGGTCACCCAGCGCGGCATCACCATCAACACTTTCATGCTCGACGACAGCCCGGTCCTCAAGGGCTTCGTCGACGAGATGACCCGCCTCAACAAGGGCCGCGCCTTCTACACCCGTCCCGACCGTCTGGGACAGTACCTCCTGGTAGACTACCTCCTGGGCCAGCGGCGCAAGGTATGA
- a CDS encoding magnesium chelatase translates to MDSINTLGELKRSGMAVRTVRDEMRHNLMELLRSGQRLLPGIVGYEETVLPEIENAILSGHHMVFLGERGQAKSRIIRGLTQLLDEKIPRVKGCEINCDPFQVICAPCRRRLAEQGDDLEVEWIGRDLRYGEKLATPDVSIADLIGEIDPIKVAEGRYLADEETIHYGLVPRTNRGIFAVNELPDLTEKVQVGLFNLMEEKDVQIKGYKIRLPLDVVIVASANPEDYTSRGRIITPLKDRFDVQIRTHYPREVEHEIDIMEQESAPLDGRSHQVVIPDFMKEVLGHLTFEARNSSEINQSSGVSVRISINNYESMVSNAEKRALRVGENTIVPRVSDLHAVLPSTSGKIEVEYVGEEKNEEELIERLLNRAILKTFDSRFDVNALQEIIEYFNTGWGVEVSDDMRSEDYLEGIKAIPGLEEAIRSLGDIDSPGLLASATELVLEGLHLHQKLNKEAAGGRITYGK, encoded by the coding sequence GTGGATTCCATCAACACCCTCGGCGAATTGAAACGTAGCGGCATGGCCGTGCGCACGGTGCGCGACGAGATGCGCCACAATCTCATGGAGCTTCTCAGGTCGGGGCAGCGACTCCTGCCGGGTATCGTGGGTTATGAAGAGACCGTTCTTCCGGAGATCGAGAACGCGATCCTGTCGGGTCACCACATGGTCTTTCTCGGGGAGCGGGGCCAGGCGAAATCGCGCATCATCCGCGGCCTGACGCAGTTGCTGGACGAGAAGATTCCCAGGGTCAAGGGTTGCGAGATCAACTGCGACCCCTTCCAGGTGATCTGTGCGCCGTGCCGGCGGCGCTTGGCGGAGCAGGGCGACGACCTGGAGGTGGAGTGGATCGGCCGGGACCTGCGCTACGGCGAGAAGCTGGCCACCCCGGACGTGTCCATCGCCGACCTCATCGGCGAGATCGATCCCATCAAGGTGGCGGAAGGGCGTTACCTGGCCGACGAGGAGACCATCCACTACGGCCTGGTGCCGCGCACCAACCGGGGCATCTTCGCCGTGAACGAGCTGCCGGACCTGACCGAAAAGGTCCAGGTGGGCCTGTTCAACCTCATGGAGGAGAAGGACGTCCAGATCAAGGGCTACAAGATCCGCCTGCCCCTGGACGTGGTCATCGTCGCCAGCGCCAACCCCGAGGACTACACCAGCCGCGGGCGCATCATCACGCCCCTCAAGGACCGCTTCGACGTCCAGATCCGCACCCACTATCCGCGCGAGGTGGAGCACGAGATCGACATCATGGAGCAGGAGTCGGCGCCCCTGGACGGACGCAGCCACCAGGTGGTGATCCCGGACTTCATGAAGGAGGTCCTGGGCCACCTCACCTTCGAGGCGCGCAACTCCAGCGAGATCAACCAGTCCTCGGGCGTGAGCGTGCGCATCAGCATCAACAACTACGAGAGCATGGTGAGCAACGCCGAGAAGCGCGCCCTGCGGGTGGGCGAGAACACCATCGTGCCGCGGGTGAGCGACCTCCACGCGGTGCTTCCTTCCACCAGCGGCAAGATCGAGGTGGAGTACGTGGGCGAGGAGAAGAACGAGGAGGAGCTCATCGAACGGCTGCTCAACCGGGCCATCCTCAAGACTTTCGACAGCCGTTTCGACGTCAACGCGCTCCAGGAGATCATCGAGTACTTCAACACGGGCTGGGGCGTGGAAGTCTCCGACGACATGCGCTCCGAGGACTACCTCGAGGGCATCAAGGCGATCCCCGGGCTGGAGGAGGCCATTCGCTCGTTGGGCGACATCGACTCGCCCGGTCTCCTGGCCTCGGCCACGGAGCTGGTGCTGGAGGGCCTGCACCTGCATCAGAAGCTCAACAAGGAGGCCGCGGGAGGTCGCATTACGTACGGCAAGTGA
- a CDS encoding integration host factor subunit beta: MTKRDLIEEINDRFPHLSRFDAEVIVNTVFDSLITALRREERIEIRGFGSFVVKHRRARDGRNPKTGEVVSVSSKRVPFFKVGKELRLRVNQSADIESGG; the protein is encoded by the coding sequence ATGACCAAGCGCGACCTCATCGAAGAGATCAACGACCGGTTTCCCCACCTGTCGCGTTTCGATGCGGAGGTGATCGTCAACACCGTCTTCGACTCGCTGATCACCGCCCTGCGGCGAGAGGAGAGGATCGAGATTCGCGGCTTCGGCAGCTTCGTGGTAAAGCACCGCCGGGCTCGCGACGGCCGCAACCCGAAGACCGGAGAAGTCGTCTCGGTGTCGTCCAAGAGAGTGCCGTTCTTCAAGGTCGGCAAGGAGCTGCGGCTGCGGGTCAACCAGAGCGCCGACATCGAGAGCGGCGGCTAG
- a CDS encoding 30S ribosomal protein S1 yields MTEGEENKNEETSQNQQAPASEETAYGQEAAPAEDDFRSLFEESLQAVQPGGVVSGRIVDVNPTHVVVDVGYKTEGRIPVQEFQDRDGALQVAVGDDVDVFFESPEGDRGEIVLSRQKAESIKVWDRIEKAYEQAIPIEGTIVARVKGGFKVDLGVDGFLPGSHVDIRPTRNLDQFVGKRDRFTILKYNRMRDNVVVSRKMLLEQEREVLKKETLAVLDEGVILEGVVKNITDYGAFVDVGGIDGILHITDMSWGRVNHPSDLLGIGETIRIVVLKFDKERERISLGMKQITPDPWEAVAEKYPVDSKITGKVVGLTDYGAFVELEKGVEGLIHVSEMSWAKKLSHPSKVVQAGETVEAMVLNVDPGRRRISLGLRQVLPNPWFLAKEKYPEGSVIQGPVRNITDFGVFVGVEEGIDGLIHISDLDWTKKIKHPSELYKKGDIVEAKVLGVDPQVERFSLGIKQLTMDPWEQVINEHPVGSRIQGEIVRVLDFGVFVRIAEGVEGLIHVSQLSTEHVDKPSSLYQVGDEVEAEIVNIDVQEHKIGLSIRALKRSEEREELESYLQREKEAGRFSFETILNEELKLDREGRGGRGRERNKR; encoded by the coding sequence ATGACGGAAGGCGAGGAGAACAAGAACGAGGAGACGTCGCAGAACCAGCAGGCTCCTGCGAGCGAGGAGACGGCGTACGGCCAGGAGGCAGCGCCCGCCGAGGATGACTTTCGGTCCCTGTTCGAGGAGAGTCTCCAGGCGGTGCAGCCTGGCGGGGTGGTGAGCGGCAGGATCGTCGACGTCAACCCCACCCACGTGGTGGTGGACGTGGGCTACAAGACCGAGGGCCGGATTCCCGTGCAGGAGTTCCAGGATCGCGACGGCGCCTTGCAGGTGGCGGTGGGGGACGACGTGGACGTGTTCTTCGAGTCCCCGGAAGGGGACAGGGGCGAGATCGTGCTCTCGCGCCAGAAGGCCGAGAGCATCAAGGTCTGGGACCGGATCGAGAAGGCCTACGAGCAGGCCATCCCCATCGAGGGCACCATCGTGGCGCGGGTCAAGGGCGGCTTCAAGGTGGACCTGGGGGTGGACGGATTCCTTCCCGGCTCGCACGTGGACATTCGCCCGACGCGGAACCTCGACCAGTTCGTGGGCAAGCGGGACCGGTTCACGATTCTCAAGTACAACCGCATGCGCGACAACGTGGTGGTGTCGCGCAAGATGCTGCTGGAGCAGGAACGCGAGGTGCTCAAGAAGGAGACCCTGGCGGTCCTGGACGAGGGCGTGATCCTGGAAGGCGTCGTCAAGAACATCACGGACTACGGCGCGTTCGTGGACGTGGGCGGCATCGACGGGATCCTGCACATCACCGACATGTCGTGGGGCCGGGTCAACCATCCCAGCGACCTCCTCGGCATCGGGGAGACCATCCGGATCGTGGTGCTCAAGTTCGACAAGGAGCGCGAGCGGATTTCCCTGGGAATGAAGCAGATCACGCCGGACCCCTGGGAGGCGGTGGCGGAAAAGTACCCGGTGGACTCGAAGATCACCGGCAAGGTGGTGGGCCTGACCGACTACGGCGCCTTCGTCGAGCTGGAGAAAGGGGTCGAGGGGCTCATCCACGTATCGGAGATGTCCTGGGCGAAGAAGCTGTCCCATCCCTCCAAGGTGGTCCAGGCGGGCGAGACGGTGGAGGCCATGGTGCTCAACGTCGACCCCGGACGGCGGCGCATATCGCTGGGCCTGCGCCAGGTGTTGCCCAACCCGTGGTTCCTGGCCAAGGAGAAGTATCCCGAGGGCAGCGTCATCCAGGGGCCGGTGCGGAACATCACCGACTTCGGTGTCTTCGTGGGCGTCGAAGAGGGCATCGACGGGTTGATCCACATCTCCGACCTCGACTGGACCAAGAAGATCAAGCATCCCTCGGAGCTCTACAAGAAGGGCGATATCGTCGAGGCCAAGGTGCTCGGCGTCGACCCGCAGGTCGAGCGGTTCTCGCTGGGCATCAAGCAGTTGACCATGGACCCGTGGGAGCAGGTGATCAATGAGCACCCCGTCGGCTCCCGGATCCAGGGCGAAATCGTCCGGGTGCTCGATTTCGGCGTCTTCGTGCGCATCGCCGAGGGGGTGGAGGGGTTGATCCACGTCTCGCAGCTCAGCACCGAGCACGTCGACAAGCCCTCGAGCCTCTACCAGGTGGGAGACGAGGTGGAGGCCGAAATCGTCAACATCGACGTCCAGGAGCACAAGATCGGTCTCAGCATCCGTGCCCTCAAGCGTTCCGAGGAACGGGAGGAGCTCGAGAGTTATCTGCAGCGCGAGAAGGAGGCCGGCCGGTTCTCTTTCGAGACCATCCTGAACGAGGAGTTGAAGCTGGATCGCGAAGGCCGTGGCGGACGCGGCCGGGAGCGCAACAAGCGGTAG
- the cmk gene encoding (d)CMP kinase, with the protein MIVAIDGPAGAGKSTVAKAVAKRLGYRYMDTGAMYRALAWKVMRHGADPGDEAALGSILRNTAVDLGADAGAPSVMLDGVDVSGAIRTAEVGQMASKVSGLGVVRKRMAELQRAMGQGGAVVAEGRDMGTVVFPEAEVKVYLDASPETRARRRFRELAAKEPGLTLEETLADVVRRDRRDKGRAVAPLRRADDAVLIDSTSLPVEAVVERVLQEVKKKSNENGRIVS; encoded by the coding sequence TTGATCGTGGCCATCGACGGCCCGGCCGGCGCGGGTAAGAGCACCGTCGCGAAGGCCGTGGCGAAGCGTTTGGGATACCGCTATATGGACACGGGGGCCATGTATCGGGCGCTGGCATGGAAGGTCATGCGCCATGGGGCGGATCCCGGCGACGAGGCAGCTTTGGGCAGTATTTTGCGGAACACCGCGGTGGACCTGGGCGCGGATGCGGGAGCGCCGTCGGTGATGCTCGACGGCGTGGACGTGAGCGGCGCCATCCGCACCGCCGAGGTGGGACAGATGGCGTCCAAGGTTTCCGGCCTGGGCGTGGTGCGCAAGCGCATGGCCGAGTTGCAGCGCGCCATGGGGCAGGGCGGCGCCGTGGTCGCGGAAGGGCGCGACATGGGCACCGTGGTTTTCCCGGAGGCCGAGGTCAAGGTCTACCTGGACGCTTCCCCGGAAACGCGCGCGCGCCGGCGCTTCAGGGAGCTTGCGGCGAAAGAACCGGGCCTGACGCTGGAAGAGACGCTGGCGGACGTGGTGCGCCGGGACCGTCGCGACAAGGGGCGCGCGGTGGCGCCGTTGCGCCGGGCGGACGACGCGGTGCTCATCGATTCGACGTCGTTGCCGGTGGAGGCGGTGGTGGAGCGGGTGCTGCAGGAAGTCAAGAAGAAATCCAATGAGAATGGGAGAATTGTTTCATGA
- the aroA gene encoding 3-phosphoshikimate 1-carboxyvinyltransferase, with product MVRVEQASRPLRGALEVPGDKSIGHRAVILGALARGETRIHNMSAGADNSSTVSAFRRMGVAFRREDGALCIEGRGWDGLQAPRETIDCGNSGTTMRLLAGVLAGRPFAVTLDGDGSLRTRPMKRVTEPLTRMGARMSDREGCAPLGIHGGALHGIEYASPVASAQVKSAVLLAGLQARGETHLEEPYRSRDHTEIMLRGFGARVESVGRAVVVPGGQELSGTRLTVPGDISSAAFLVVAAATILGSDVTVRGVGCNATRSGVIDVLRAMGADIELTGRREEAGEPVADIRVRGGTLTGTEVAPELAPRTIDEYPVLFVAAALAQGTTLFRDVGELRFKESDRIATMARELSRMGARMEVRGDDVAIEGGGSLEAASVESHGDHRVAMALSVAGLSAAGGIRLAGEDCVKVSFPGFFESLEKLRG from the coding sequence ATGGTACGGGTGGAACAGGCTTCGCGCCCGCTCCGGGGCGCGCTGGAAGTGCCGGGAGACAAGTCCATCGGACACCGTGCCGTGATCCTGGGCGCCTTGGCGCGGGGAGAGACGCGCATCCACAACATGTCCGCCGGCGCCGACAACTCCAGCACCGTGTCGGCATTCCGGCGCATGGGCGTCGCGTTCCGGCGCGAGGACGGCGCTCTGTGCATCGAAGGCAGGGGTTGGGACGGGTTGCAGGCGCCGCGGGAGACCATCGACTGCGGCAATTCCGGCACCACCATGCGCCTTCTGGCGGGGGTGCTGGCGGGCCGGCCCTTCGCGGTCACCCTGGACGGCGACGGCTCGTTGCGCACGCGTCCGATGAAGCGGGTGACGGAGCCGCTCACGCGCATGGGAGCGCGGATGTCCGACCGTGAAGGATGCGCGCCGCTCGGTATACACGGCGGGGCGCTCCACGGCATCGAATACGCGTCGCCCGTGGCCAGCGCCCAGGTCAAGTCCGCGGTGCTGCTGGCGGGCCTGCAGGCCCGGGGCGAGACGCATCTCGAGGAGCCTTACCGCTCCCGCGACCACACCGAGATCATGCTCCGCGGTTTCGGCGCCAGGGTGGAGAGCGTCGGTCGCGCGGTGGTGGTGCCGGGCGGACAGGAGCTTTCGGGAACGCGCCTCACGGTGCCGGGGGACATTTCCTCGGCCGCGTTCCTGGTGGTGGCCGCCGCCACGATCCTGGGTTCCGACGTGACGGTGCGCGGCGTGGGCTGCAACGCCACCCGCAGCGGCGTCATCGACGTGCTGCGGGCCATGGGCGCGGACATCGAGCTGACCGGGCGGCGCGAGGAGGCCGGCGAGCCGGTGGCGGATATCCGCGTGCGCGGCGGGACGCTCACGGGCACGGAAGTCGCGCCCGAGCTTGCGCCCCGGACCATCGACGAGTACCCGGTGCTGTTCGTCGCCGCCGCCTTGGCCCAGGGAACCACGCTCTTCCGCGACGTGGGCGAACTGCGCTTCAAGGAGTCCGACCGCATCGCCACCATGGCCCGCGAGCTTTCCAGGATGGGCGCGCGGATGGAGGTGCGCGGTGACGACGTCGCCATCGAGGGAGGCGGCTCGCTCGAGGCGGCTTCGGTGGAAAGCCACGGCGACCATCGGGTGGCCATGGCTCTGTCCGTGGCCGGCCTCTCGGCCGCGGGCGGGATACGGCTGGCGGGGGAGGACTGCGTGAAGGTCTCTTTCCCCGGCTTCTTCGAGAGCCTGGAGAAGCTCCGTGGCTGA
- a CDS encoding prephenate dehydrogenase/arogenate dehydrogenase family protein, translated as MFRTLVIAGVGLIGGSLALAARERGLVERVVGYGRNEKTLRRARRIGILDGYFLHARKFPEDADFLVLATPVSAIAPLTRSFLPRLDPRCLISDVGSVKRRVVADMERLLKGGPPFVGAHPIAGSDQWGPDAARADLFVRRRCIITPTGKSDAAAVKKLRAFWRAVGSRVEMMDAARHDRILGVVSHLPHVAASALVNVLDRTRIDSLDLAEYCGSGFKDTTRIAAGRPELWRDICLLNREPVLKGLREFARAIDRFADCVERSDGPGLERELERALETRKRMA; from the coding sequence ATGTTCCGCACCCTGGTGATCGCGGGCGTGGGGCTGATCGGCGGCTCGCTGGCGCTGGCCGCCAGGGAGCGCGGGCTGGTGGAGCGGGTCGTGGGGTACGGCCGCAACGAGAAGACCCTGCGGCGGGCCAGGAGGATCGGCATTCTCGACGGCTACTTCCTGCACGCCAGGAAGTTTCCCGAGGACGCCGACTTCCTCGTTCTGGCAACGCCGGTGAGTGCCATCGCGCCCTTGACCCGGTCGTTCCTGCCGCGGCTAGACCCGCGCTGTCTCATCAGCGACGTCGGCAGCGTCAAGCGCCGGGTGGTGGCGGACATGGAGCGGTTGCTGAAGGGCGGCCCGCCGTTCGTCGGCGCGCATCCCATCGCCGGCAGCGATCAGTGGGGCCCGGACGCGGCAAGGGCCGACCTCTTCGTCCGGCGGCGCTGCATCATCACGCCGACAGGGAAGAGCGACGCCGCCGCGGTGAAGAAGCTGCGCGCGTTCTGGCGCGCCGTCGGCTCGAGGGTGGAGATGATGGACGCCGCGCGCCACGACCGGATCCTGGGCGTGGTGAGCCATCTTCCCCACGTCGCGGCGTCCGCGCTGGTGAACGTCCTGGACCGTACCCGGATCGACTCGCTGGACCTTGCGGAATACTGCGGCTCCGGGTTCAAGGACACCACCCGCATCGCCGCCGGGCGTCCGGAATTGTGGCGCGACATCTGTCTTCTCAACCGGGAGCCGGTGCTCAAGGGGCTGCGGGAATTCGCCCGGGCCATCGATCGCTTCGCGGATTGCGTCGAGCGGAGCGACGGGCCGGGACTGGAGCGGGAGCTGGAACGGGCGCTGGAGACGCGCAAGAGGATGGCGTAG